The following proteins are encoded in a genomic region of Flammeovirga pectinis:
- a CDS encoding DUF2911 domain-containing protein, producing MKKHILLLVLFLCVGKLFAQELKHKPRKSDTGLATYKMDNGTYVKITYGRPKMKSDFDKKFGVSVPWRKLWRFGDDYATEITITEDITLAGEPLDAGTYSLYAIPDTAEWTLVVNKAQGAWGTFKYNQKEDVFRVKLPALNSFRIFQQFSIFLQEDPEGCNLVAIWERISIVAPIRKKEEND from the coding sequence ATGAAAAAACATATACTCCTTTTAGTATTATTTCTTTGTGTAGGAAAATTATTTGCACAAGAATTAAAACATAAGCCCAGAAAGAGTGATACTGGCTTAGCTACCTATAAAATGGACAATGGTACATATGTGAAAATTACCTATGGCCGCCCTAAGATGAAATCTGATTTTGATAAAAAATTTGGAGTATCAGTTCCTTGGAGAAAATTATGGCGTTTTGGCGATGATTATGCTACTGAAATAACGATTACGGAAGATATTACTTTGGCAGGGGAACCTTTAGATGCAGGTACTTATTCTTTGTATGCTATTCCAGATACTGCAGAGTGGACATTAGTAGTAAATAAGGCGCAAGGAGCTTGGGGTACTTTTAAATACAATCAGAAAGAAGATGTATTTAGAGTGAAACTTCCAGCGTTAAATTCCTTTAGAATTTTTCAACAGTTTTCAATTTTCTTACAAGAAGATCCAGAAGGTTGTAATCTAGTAGCAATATGGGAACGTATCTCTATTGTAGCTCCAATAAGAAAAAAGGAAGAAAATGATTAG
- the uvrC gene encoding excinuclease ABC subunit UvrC: MDHKDKLMEVVKNLPMQPGVYKYLNEDGKIIYIGKAKKLKNRVSSYFLKQTGMNRKTKKLVSEIRKIEYVVVDTEFDALLLENNLIKKNQPKYNILLKDDKTYPYICVTKERFPRVFSTRNTQDKRHRYFGPYPSGRTMSALLDLFKQLYKIRNCTYNLSRENVAAGKYAVCLEYHINNCLGPCEGKQQEESYNEDIDQILQILKGDLGVARGYFTLKMEEAVTSLAFEEANKWKQKLELITSYQSKSLVVSPTVREIEVYAIVSDDKFAYVNFIKIMNGGIVNSESTQITKKMDESDADILLHAIMEFRQRYHTSSRRVFVNIDVSDFLAEDDRMEVTVPKIGDGKKLIQLSFKNAMYYKRERETSRGEISDKKSSYQTLLQLKSELQLKDVPVHIECFDNSNIQGTHPVSACVVFRDGKPAKKDYRHFHVKTVVGPDDFASMEEAVYRRYKRLLAENQKLPQLVIIDGGKGQLSAACQALKSLGLYNKLPIIGIAKKLEEIFFPEDPIPLHLSKKSRSLQLVQRLRDEAHRFGITFHRNLRSNASIHTKLEDIPGVGPNTIQKLLRQYKTISNIKAASVEEIADLIGNSKAQKVKDGLA, encoded by the coding sequence ATGGATCATAAAGATAAATTGATGGAGGTAGTTAAGAACCTACCAATGCAACCCGGAGTTTATAAATACCTTAATGAGGATGGAAAGATCATTTACATCGGCAAAGCCAAAAAGCTAAAAAATAGAGTTTCATCATATTTTCTGAAACAAACGGGAATGAACCGTAAAACAAAGAAGCTTGTTTCGGAAATCAGAAAGATAGAATATGTAGTTGTTGATACTGAATTTGATGCTTTGTTACTAGAAAATAACCTCATCAAAAAAAATCAACCTAAATACAACATCCTATTAAAAGACGATAAAACATACCCATACATTTGTGTTACTAAGGAGCGTTTTCCTCGTGTTTTTTCAACAAGAAATACACAAGATAAAAGACACCGTTATTTTGGCCCTTACCCAAGTGGAAGAACAATGAGTGCATTATTGGATCTTTTTAAGCAGTTGTATAAAATTCGTAATTGTACTTATAACCTATCAAGAGAGAATGTTGCTGCAGGTAAATATGCTGTTTGTTTAGAATACCATATCAATAATTGCTTAGGACCTTGCGAAGGGAAACAACAAGAAGAAAGTTATAACGAAGATATAGACCAGATACTTCAAATTTTAAAAGGAGACTTGGGTGTAGCCAGAGGATACTTTACTTTAAAAATGGAAGAAGCAGTTACTAGTTTAGCTTTTGAAGAAGCAAATAAATGGAAACAAAAACTGGAACTGATCACCAGTTATCAGTCAAAATCATTAGTTGTATCACCTACTGTAAGAGAAATAGAAGTCTATGCAATAGTATCAGATGATAAGTTTGCATATGTAAACTTCATTAAGATTATGAACGGAGGGATTGTAAACTCTGAATCTACTCAGATTACAAAAAAAATGGATGAGTCTGATGCAGATATTCTATTACATGCCATAATGGAATTTAGACAGCGTTATCATACATCTTCAAGAAGAGTATTTGTAAATATAGATGTATCTGATTTTTTAGCAGAAGATGATAGAATGGAAGTTACTGTTCCTAAAATTGGAGATGGTAAAAAGTTAATACAGCTTTCATTTAAAAATGCAATGTATTACAAAAGGGAAAGGGAAACATCAAGAGGTGAGATTAGTGATAAGAAAAGTAGTTATCAAACATTATTACAATTAAAGTCAGAACTTCAATTAAAAGATGTTCCTGTACATATAGAATGTTTTGATAACTCTAATATTCAAGGAACGCACCCAGTATCTGCTTGTGTAGTTTTTAGAGATGGAAAACCAGCCAAAAAAGACTACAGGCATTTTCATGTTAAAACAGTAGTAGGTCCAGATGATTTTGCATCTATGGAAGAAGCAGTTTATAGAAGATATAAAAGGTTACTTGCAGAAAATCAAAAACTACCTCAATTAGTAATCATTGATGGTGGTAAAGGGCAATTAAGTGCTGCTTGTCAAGCATTAAAAAGTTTAGGCTTATATAATAAACTCCCTATTATTGGTATTGCGAAGAAGTTAGAAGAGATCTTTTTTCCAGAAGATCCAATTCCTTTACACTTAAGTAAAAAGTCGAGGTCATTACAATTAGTACAGCGTTTAAGAGATGAAGCACATAGGTTTGGGATTACATTCCATAGAAACTTAAGAAGTAACGCAAGTATACATACTAAGCTTGAAGATATTCCGGGTGTAGGCCCAAATACAATTCAAAAACTATTGCGACAATATAAAACCATCTCTAACATTAAAGCAGCTTCTGTAGAAGAGATAGCAGATCTCATAGGCAACAGTAAAGCCCAAAAAGTTAAAGATGGTCTTGCTTAA
- the hisB gene encoding bifunctional histidinol-phosphatase/imidazoleglycerol-phosphate dehydratase HisB, whose product MKKALFIDRDGTIIVEPPVDFQVDSLEKLAFVPQAISQLQKIATELDYELVMVTNQDGLGTDSYPEDTFWPAHNKMLETLKGEGIEFDDMLIDKTFEHENAPTRKPRTGLMTKYMSGNYDLENSFVIGDRLTDIELAKNLGAKGIFIGDNQNSEAVLETKSWVEIYNYLRNYSPNGRMARVERVTNETKIIIGVNLDGTGKSDLSTGIGFFDHMLHQVARHGKIDLTVKVEGDLYIDEHHTIEDTGLAIGEAFKKALGDKRGIARYGFFIAPMDEVLSQVALDFSGRPWFVCDAPLSRESVGDFPVEMFSHFFKSFSDASGCNLNIKSTGDNDHHIIEGTFKAFAKAIRMAIQVEEGNNEIPSTKGVL is encoded by the coding sequence ATGAAAAAGGCATTATTTATAGATCGTGATGGAACTATAATTGTTGAACCTCCTGTAGATTTTCAGGTAGATTCATTAGAAAAATTAGCTTTTGTTCCTCAAGCAATTTCTCAGTTACAAAAAATAGCTACAGAACTAGATTATGAATTAGTAATGGTTACTAATCAAGATGGTTTAGGTACAGATAGCTACCCAGAAGATACTTTTTGGCCTGCTCATAATAAAATGCTAGAAACCTTAAAGGGTGAAGGTATTGAGTTTGATGATATGTTGATCGATAAAACTTTCGAGCACGAAAATGCCCCAACTCGTAAACCTAGAACAGGTTTAATGACTAAATATATGTCAGGCAATTATGACTTAGAGAATTCTTTTGTAATCGGAGATCGGTTAACAGATATAGAATTAGCTAAAAATTTAGGAGCTAAGGGGATTTTTATTGGAGACAATCAAAACTCAGAAGCAGTTTTAGAAACTAAGTCTTGGGTAGAAATATATAACTATTTAAGAAATTATTCTCCAAATGGAAGAATGGCACGTGTTGAACGTGTAACCAATGAGACTAAAATTATTATTGGTGTAAATTTAGATGGAACAGGTAAGTCTGACCTTTCTACAGGTATTGGCTTTTTTGACCATATGTTACATCAAGTTGCTCGTCATGGAAAAATTGACCTTACTGTAAAAGTAGAAGGCGATTTATATATAGATGAACACCATACTATCGAAGATACTGGTTTAGCAATTGGCGAAGCATTTAAAAAAGCTTTAGGTGATAAAAGAGGTATAGCCCGTTATGGTTTCTTTATTGCACCAATGGACGAGGTGTTATCTCAAGTAGCATTAGACTTTTCTGGTAGACCTTGGTTTGTTTGTGATGCACCTTTATCAAGAGAAAGTGTTGGAGATTTTCCTGTAGAAATGTTTTCTCATTTCTTTAAGTCATTTTCTGATGCTTCTGGTTGTAATTTAAATATTAAATCAACTGGAGATAATGACCACCATATTATTGAGGGTACATTTAAAGCGTTTGCTAAAGCAATAAGAATGGCAATTCAAGTAGAAGAAGGGAATAACGAAATTCCAAGTACAAAAGGAGTGCTTTAG
- a CDS encoding transglycosylase domain-containing protein — MFIPFIKRLAIFVLSIHLLFAIYIAFGALYVKWANPTMSMYMCARSHFDLEHVQTPKFIPKDVVPNDLQTAIIGIDDPSFNIHNGITENTALNNASISQKVARTMFLMPHNNNLGKYLESIAAIEMEMILDKSRIFELYLNYAEWGENIYGIGEAADYYYKKDIDKLSRRQKIKLASVLAKPLKVDPSTYDQDKMVEARFDLLNKYMK; from the coding sequence ATGTTTATCCCTTTTATTAAACGATTAGCCATTTTTGTACTTAGTATTCATCTGTTATTTGCTATTTATATAGCATTTGGGGCACTTTATGTAAAGTGGGCTAACCCTACTATGTCTATGTATATGTGTGCAAGATCACATTTTGATTTAGAACACGTACAAACGCCGAAATTTATTCCTAAAGATGTTGTACCAAACGATTTGCAAACTGCAATAATTGGTATTGATGATCCTTCTTTTAATATACATAATGGTATTACAGAAAATACAGCACTTAATAATGCATCTATTTCTCAAAAGGTAGCGAGAACAATGTTTTTAATGCCTCATAATAACAATCTGGGGAAATACTTAGAAAGTATTGCCGCAATTGAAATGGAAATGATTCTAGATAAATCAAGAATCTTTGAGTTGTATCTTAATTATGCTGAGTGGGGAGAGAATATTTATGGTATTGGTGAGGCAGCAGATTATTATTATAAAAAAGATATTGATAAATTATCTAGACGCCAGAAAATAAAATTAGCATCTGTATTGGCCAAACCGTTAAAAGTAGACCCATCTACTTACGATCAAGATAAAATGGTTGAAGCACGTTTCGATTTATTAAATAAATATATGAAATAG